Part of the Natronobacterium gregoryi SP2 genome, TGGGTTGAGCCGGCGGAAATCGCGGACGTGATGGTCTTTCTCTGTAGCGACGCCGCGGCAGTGACCAGCGGTGCAGCAGTTCCAGTCTACGGCGAGGCCTGATACGGATTTCCCACCACGTTTCTGAGAAGAGCACGGTTGCATCGTCATCGACGGACAGCAGTCCGTACGAGACGTTCGCCGACGGCCGTCAGTGACCGACTCTGGGCGGACTCGAGTGGCCGCCTTTCACACACCCAGGCGACCGTCCACGAGGTCCCGAGTCTCGAAAGAGCCTGGAAGCGTCCCCGTGACAACTGCCAGCAACCGCATCGTCGACCCCGAAACGGACCGCCACCACTCGCCACGTGACGTCGATCGACGAACGTGACGGATTGTCCACCCAACCGTCCGATGAGACCTGTGCTCTTGCTCGGAGACGTGGACTCGAGACGGCAGGCACTATGGATAGGGATGGAACGGCCGATCGAGTCGAGGTTCGAACCCAAGCTCTGCGGGTACTGTCCGCGCCCTGTCGCCGAAAGACGGCTCGCCGGTAAACAGCGGCTGTGCGCCGGGGACGACCACGCGGACCGCCTCGAAGCCCAGTTGCTCGACGTCTCTGGTGGTCAGCCGTACCGCGTACGGCGTCAGTCCAGCGTCGACCGTCCGCTCGACGACCGCCTCGAGGCGATCAGCTCCCGACGGGACGGAGTCGGGACCGACGCTCTCGGCGGGAACCGTCCGATCCACGGCGACGAACTCCTGGACGGGGCCGGGGAATGCGGCGTACTCGTCGATCGCACCCGACGCTTCCGCGGCGTCAGCCGGGCCGAGGTTCCGTAGCTCCATCCAGTTCTGGAGTGCTTCCTCGAGCGCCGAGACCGCGGCGTCGATGGGGTCGAGTCCGGCCGCGGAGCCAGTCGCGAAGGCGGGCCAGTCGGCTTCGTCTGCCTCGACGGGTGCGTCGTCCAGCTCACGGTGGACGGCGACAGCTACGACTGGCACGTCGACATCCTGCGTGACGAGCAGCGGCGTCACCGACAGTCCCTCGCTCGCGGCGCGTTTCTCGAGAGTTTCGAACCGGTCGTCAGACACGGACAGCCCTAGCGGCTCGAACGTCGAGTACCAGGCGAGCATCGTCGCGTCGCGTTCGATCACCTCGGTCAGCCCCGACAGCAGGGCGTCGACCGTCGACGAGCCTAGCCCGAGCCCTGTCGTAATCGCGGGGACGAGACGCGTGTCGGGCTGTGGGAACTGGACCGCCGCAGCCGGCACGTGCACCTCCTCGCCCGTCTCGAGGTTCTCGCCGGGCACCCACCGACAGTCGTCGGCAGGATCGTACTCGGGAGCGCTCTCGGGTCGTACCATATCCGTCGGCGACAGTGCGTTCTCGAGGACGGCTTCGCACTCGTGGACGAACTCCGACTCCCGGTAGACCCCCGAACAGTACCGCTCGAGGGCTTCGCCGACGGCTTTCATCAGTGCCTCGTTCCAGTCGTCGGCGACGCCAGCGGCCTGGCTGGGTGCGCTGGCGTCACTGTATGCGGTCGTGTCCGCGTTCGTCGCGAGATAGTACGGCACCGGGAACGACTCTATCTCGCCGATGCTCTCGATCAGGCCGGCCCGCTCGTCGATCGCCACGTCGGCGTGTTCGACCGCACCCTCGAGCGGCACCGCCTCGTCGTCGCGCTCGAGTCCTCGTTCGCGGTCGCTCTCGTCGCACGCACAGCCCGGGACGGGGAAGAAACGTCGACGTCGATGCGGGAGTTCGACGACCCGCCCGATGATCGAGTCGTCGGTCCCCGAGAAGACGCGCACACACTCCCGGCCTGCGATAGCACCGGCAAGTCGTGCAGCGCTTCGATCGGCCTGTGGGTCGTCGACCTGACTCTTGGTGTGGGAGGCGACTCGTGCACGGAGACAGTCGAAGCAGCCGGCTCCAGCACCCGGTGCGAATCCCGAGACGGCCGCGTCGACGTCCGAAAGCGGGTGGCCGCCGACGCCGCCGATTTCGACGGCGATCCACGGGGTCGACCCCGCTCGCGTGGCCTCGTTCGCTCGTTCGAACGTCTCGGCACCGGTAACGTCGCTGACAACGGCAAACCGGGCGTCAGCGAGTTCGTCCGGCGTTGCCTCCTCGACTGCGACGTCGACGTCACTGAGTGCGGCGACGAGAGCCGACCTGACCGGATCGTCACCGACGACGTGGACTTGCATACTCGATCCGTCTCGCGCAGGGGAGAAAAGAGCCGCGCTCGTTCCGGACGACTGATACGGACTGCTGTCCCGATGTACCGATGCGACCGCGAGCCCTCCTGCGGTCGCGCCAGAATTGACTGACAGTAAGCCGTCTAATTCACCGGCCGGGGTGGATCGGAAACTACGTGTCGCCCGGTAACGGCCCCACGACGCCGTACCACAGCCGATAGACGATCACGCCGAGAGAATGACCCGCAATCGTACTCCAGGCAGCACGATTCGATTCCGTCGGACTAACTCCCTCGAGGACGCCCACAAGCGCCGCTGCACCGAGCCACCGCAGCCGACGGTCTGGGCCGAGTAGTTCCCGGTCGGCGACGGCACGCGAGAGAGACCCCTGGACGAATCCGGCCGCGAACCAGGTACGAGACTGTGCTGTCTCGTCGGATCGAGCGTATCTGACGACCGCCAGAAACGTCGCGACGTTCACAACGAGATCGACGATCGCCCCGGTTCTCTGTGAGACCATACGATCAGTGCTGGCTTCTCGGCCGTAACTCGTCCGGTGACCGTCAATTCGTGCGAACGACTCGAGCGCTCAGGAGCCGTCGCCGTCCTGTTGTGTCTCTGGCACGTCGATGACGTCGCCGCCGTCTGTGGGCATATCTTCTCCTTCCTTGATCGCTTCGGCCTCCTGTTCCATCGCCTCGACGTCCACATCGGTGTCCTCGATTTCGCCGATGATCTCGGCGATGTCGTCGAGTCCGATCAGTTCGCGGGTCTCTTCGTCGAACTCGAGGCTCTCGAGTTTGCCGTCCTGTTCTTCGACATCGCTGCCCGTGAGGTGTTTGCCGTACCGGCCGACCATCGAGGACAGTTCTTGCGGAAGGACAAACGTCGTCGACTCGCTCTGGCCGATCTCGGTCAGCGCGTCCATCCCCTTGTCGATGACCGCGCGTTCGCCCATCGACTTGGCCGAGCGAGCGCGCAGGACCGTCGAAATCGCGTCACCCTGTGCCTCGAGGATCTGGCTCTGTTTCTCACCCTGGGCACGGATGATGTTCGATTGTTTCTGCCCCTCAGCTTTCTCGATGGCACTGCGGCGTTCACCCTGTGCCTCGAGAATCATCGCACGGCGCTTTCGCTCCGCGGAGGTCTGCTGTTCCATTGCGCCCTTGACGTCCCGCGAAGGCGTCACTTCGCGGACTTCGACGCTCTCGACGCGGATGCCCCACTCGTCTGTGGGTTCGTCGAGTTCGGTACGGATTCGCTCGTTGATCATCTCCCGACGGGAGAGGGTGTCGTCGAGTTCCATGTCGCCGATCACCGCACGCAGGGTGGTCTGGGCGAGGTTCGACACCGCCCGCTGGTAGTCGTCGACCTCGAGGAACGCCCGTTTGGCGTTCATTACGCGGATGTAGACGACGGCGTCTGCGGTCACGGGCGAGTTGTCCCGCGTGATCGCCTCCTGGCTCGGCACGTCGATCGTCTGTGTCCGCATGTCGAACGTATAGACCCGAGAGACGAACGGTGGGATGATGTTCAGCCCTGGCTCGAGCAGTTTGCGGTACTCGCCGAAGACGGTGAGCGCGCCCCTGTTGTAGGCGTCGACGATCTCGACCATCGAGTAGACGGTCGTGACAACGAGCAAAATGGCTAATCCGCCGACGACCAACAGGGGATCGCCGACGTCTACCTGCAGGGGAACGAGTGAGAGGTGTGTCATCGTGTATGATACGGTCTCAGAACGAATAACTCTTGGCCGTAACGACGTCGGATCTTGTCGGAAAACCGAACAGTGAGTTCGATTACCAGACCGTGCCGATAGTAACGACGAGATAGAGCGATCGGCCCAGTTATCGACTGCTCGAGACAGAAACTATCACAGAAGAGCAAAGAGACGTTCGACGATTGCGACCGCGAGTATACCGATCCCGACCTGTTTGGCGGCTCTGAGACGGAGTTTTCTGACTGTCTTTGCGACGTTTTCCCCGGCGACGATCGACGGGTCGTCGTCGAGTTGAAACATCGGATCGGACGCGGTCTCGGTCAGGGTCCCTTCGATCGCGATTTCGTCACCCTCCGAGACGTAGACGGCCTGATACCGATCGGGTGTTAGCGTCTACCGTCCGATACTGATCGAGACGTCGACGTTGCGTAGCAGTCCGTCCGTACCGAGGAGTCCGATACGCTCCAGAAGGTTCGGCACGGGGTCGGGATCACCAAGACGAGCGTCGATCTCCGGATCACCGAGGGAGAGGTTCGACGCGTCGAACGGGTCGACGGTTTCGTCCTCGTCCGTGGTCAGTTCGTCACCCGGTACGCGTACGTACCGGCCGTCCTGCAGAACGGAAAAGTCACCGGCTGCAAGACCCCCTTCGACGGTTCGCCATCGAGACGACGTCCGTTTCCCGCCCGTTCGAATTTTCCGCCGAATCCGCCACGGGACGAGCGCAGGTCGTCCGCTGTCGACGACCGCTTCGGACGGTGGTTCCCGCGGTACTGTCGCCGGATCGGTGACGCTAACTGCCCCACGCACGGTCGTCTTTCCGCCGCTTCCCGGATTCGATTCCGTATTCGAGACGACCGAGGCGATCCATCGAGACCGTCTATACGACCTGACTGCCCGATAGAACGCGACCAGTGCGAATAGAAGGAGAAAGATCGAGAGTGCGGAGCTACCGGTCACCGACATACACTCGACAACTAGTGGCGGGCCAAGCCTGAACTGATGGGTCGAATCTGGCGGTGTGGCTCGATTCGACCCGTCAGTCGACGGTTGGGACGCTACTAGCTGATCAGAAAAGTAGATGCTGGTCTCGACGGATACTGCTGCCGAAAGCTACTCCTCGTCTCGCAGTCGCTCGAGAACTTCCTCCGCGTTCTCGACTGCCTGCTCTTTTTTCGCGGGGTAGGCTTCGACTTTCCCGCGGAACGTGATTCCCTCGCCGAGCCGGACGTTGCCCTCGAAGGCGGCCTGCTTGTCGAGACGCAAGAACAGTTCGGTGTTCTCGGTGACCCGTTCGTCCAGTTCGTCGATCAATCGGTCGAACTCCTCGAGGTCGGCGAGTCTCGAAAGGACGTGCCTGACCTCGTCGGCGTTCTCGACGCGGGCCGAGAAGACGAGAATTCGGTCGCCGTAGTGGCCCTCGCTCTCGGTGCGCTCGAGTTCGAACGGCTCGTCGTCTTCGCTCTCGGGGAGAAAGGTTCGGAGCGCCTCCTCGACGCGTTTCTCGTCCTCGGTGGCGTAACAGAACGTCCGTAAGTCGACGTAGTGAAGCGGTATCTGTGGCATTACAGTAAGCGGTGGCGACTCGAGTACGGGCGTCTGTCCGACTATTCCTCGTCGTCCTCGTCGCCGTCGGCCGCCTCGAGAGCGTCCTCGGGGACGCCGGCCTCTTGGCCGTCCTCGAAGCTGACGGTGTAGGTGACGTCGCCGAACATCGATTCCATCGTCTGGGTGATCGTGCCGGTCTCTCCGTCGAACTCGCTGTGTTCGTCGTGCAGGACGACCTGGTCGTCTTCCTCGAAGCTCATAGTGGTCGTTCCCCGGCAGTCGGTAAAAATGGACTGATTCGCGAATCGGCGACCGTGACCGACGCCGTTCCGACGAAACTATTATCAGATTCGACCAGTTAGTTCCGTATCATGTTCACAATTCTGACCCCCCTGTTGACGCTTCTGGGCGCGTATGCAGTCTACGCCGACGCGGTCGCCCGCGATACCGACAGCCCAATCGGCTGGGCACTCTGTACGGCTGCGGTCGGCTTCCTCCTCGGACCACTGTTCCTGGGTGGGTTTCTCGTAGTGTATCTCTTCTTGCACGCACTCGAGAGATGGTGGGGAGCCCGGAAAACGGGCGCTTGAGCTACCCACCGTAGCAGTGGGAGTCAGCGTGGACTCCCGATCTAATGCTTTGGCAAGCCTGAACAGATGAGTGAAACCGAATGCAGTCGTCTGGTTTCACTCATCAGTCGACGCTTGGCGGAGTACTAGCCACAGTCGAACCAGGAGCATAGCCTCCGTTCACGTTCAACATCCCGCTGGTTGAGCGCACGTTCAAGAGTGTGCCGCCGTCGCCACCAGTTTGGTTCCGACAGAGCCACCACAAGCCGCTGTTTTACAGTTCGTCGTCTGCCACTTACTCGAAATAGAGTTGGTAGTTAAGAGGGCGTATAAAGATGACACTGGGACAGGCGAACAGCTATCCCTCCGACCCCATCAGACCCGAGCAAGATGGCACTCGAGCAGTCTGCTGGGGAGTCGAAAACGGTCTGGAGTGGGACAGTACCGACCGCGTGGGACCTACGCGTGGTCGGTCTGGTCGTCGCAGTCGCGGCGCTTGCAGCGTCGGTGAACGTCCCCTACGGCGGGGTTCCCGTGGCGGCCGTCGCGTTTCTCGTCCTGACGGCCGGCGGATTCGTCGTCCACTTGCTGGGTGAACGACAACTACGGCGTCTCACCGACGGTCTCGTCGAACGGTGGGCAGACGCTGGCGGCACGATCGAAGACGTCACCCGCAGTGCGGAAGGGTCGAGAACGGAGTGGACCGTCCATACGCCCGACGGTGACGTTACCATCGGCGGTGTTCCCGTCATCCCGATGACGCAACTTTCCATCGAGTGGCAGGGCGTCAGCGATACGATGGACGCGGGCGAGGCAGAAGAGAACCTGGATCGGCTCGCGGCGTCGCTGTACGAGGAAATCTTCGAGATTCAGGCCTCCCCCGACCAGACCCATCACTCCCCGAACAGTGCTTCGTGACGCTGAGCGAGGTTCGTGTACTCCCCCGAGGAGTACTCCTCGAAGACCGCCTCGGCGTCGATGCCCGTCTCCTCGAGCGGCGTGATCTCTGCCGGGACGCCACGAACGAACGATTCCGGCGGGACGTCATAGCCATCGGGAACGACCGTTCCTGCAGCGACGATGCTCCCGGTGCCGATCGTCGCAGCCGTGTTTATCGTCGCGTTGAACCCGATCAATGCACTCTCATCGACGGTTGCCTCGTTGAGCACCGCCCCGTGGCCGACCATCACGCGGTCCTCGAGTACGGCGGCGTGTAACGTGGCGTTGTCGCCGACGTGGGCTTGGCGACCGATCCGAACCGGCCCGACGTCGCCCCGGAGAACGACGCCCGGCCAGACGCTCGCGTCGGCACCGACCGTGACGTCTCCGACGACGGTCGCCTCGGCTCTGGTGAATCGCATGACTGCATAGACTTCGACCGTCAGAACTAGGGAGTTGAAGCGGGAAACGGCGGATGCTCTATGTCCAAAATTTCCCGCTTCACTGGGAAGGTCGTGACGTTGGCTAAAAGTGCTGTTGGTGGCCGAGGCGAATCCGCCGCCCCGCAGGGTGGCGGCGGATTCGCCGACTACGCCGTCGTTTCGCTGCACTGTCTGCGGATTTACTTGGAGAAATCCTACCGGGAAGCACTTGACCTGTTGAGCGAGATGCCACAAATACTGGCGGAGATCGGCCTTGAGGAGGCCGATCTCCCTGATCACTCTACGCTAGTGAAAGCATTTGATAGGATCAAGATGGCAGTCTGGCGAGTGCTGCTGCGCCTGTCGGCGCAGCTGCACGAGCCATCTGGCCATGCGGCGATGGATGCGACGTTTTTCGACCGCGAAAACGCGAGCAAACACTACTGCCGACGGACGAATTACCGCGTTCAGACGCTCAAAACAACGGCTCTGGTCGATACTGAGTCACAAGCTATCCTCGACGTTCACTGCACAACCAAGAAACGTCACGACACGCAGATCGGCTGGCAACTCGCCCGCCGCAACGCTGGCGAGTTGCACAGCCTCGCCGCCGACAAAGGCTACGACTGGCAACGGTTCCGTGATAAACTCCGGGAAGAGGACGTAAGACCGCTGATCAAGCATCGAGAGTTCCGTCCCATCGATCACGCGCATAACGCGCGGATCGATGGGACTCTCTACGGCCAGAGAGCGTTGTCTGAGACCGTCTTCTCGGTGATCAAGCGCACGCTCGGCGACGCCGTGCGTGCGCGAAGCTGGTATCGTGAGTTCCGTGAAATCGTCCTAATGTGTGCCGTATACAACATCAAGCGTACCGTCAACTAGCGAAATCAAGCGCCGTATGGCGATTCACCACGGCCAAGTAGTTCATCGCGAAGTCGGTAAACCCCAGCGCCTTCGATATGGGGCGTCTGACCGAGTGGACCTCGTCGGGACTCAACTCGAGTTCGATGTCGTCGATGGCGCGTTTCTCCATGGGGGCCGTTTGCGAACGGAAAACATAAGTGTCATGCTATTACGCCTCGACAGAAGCGACGCTATATGCGACCGGTGGGAAAAGTAACGCCTACGGTCGTTCGGTCCCGACTGTCGGCCGTGAACCGCCGCACGGTACTCCAGTCGGCCGGCGTCGTCGCGATGACCGGACTCGCAGGCTGTCTCGACGGCGTCCAGGAACACTTCGGGCTCCAGGGAGTCGTCCCGATCGAGATCGAGAACGAAGCCGACAACCCGTACAACCTCCAACTCGAGGCCTACGACACCGAGTCGGGACGGCAAACGTACGAGGAGAGTTTCTCCGTCACCCCGCAGGTCCGGACGTCGCCTCAGCATCTCGAGCGGACCCACCAGCGGTTCCGTATCGTCAGGTTCGATCTCGACGACGAACCGATGGAGGTCAGGGAAGTCTCGATCACGTCGGAGACGCAACTCGTGACGATCCTTCTCTCCGAAGACGACCTCGTCGTCGACGTCGATCGTGGCGAGGCTCCCGGAAACGAGACCGTTACGGCTCCCGAGTCCCCTGTGGCCGACGAACGCGACGAGGACGACGTTGTCGACGAGGAAATCGACGCAACGAACGCGAGAGGCTACTGATACGAATTGCTGTAACTGTTTCCCGCAACTCACCAGAGCGGGGTCGGCGATCGGCGGTAAGTGACGACAGTAAACCGTACGACAGCCAGTACACACCCGATCGCACGATGGAAGCGCGCCAGCGAGCGACGAGAGCGGAAACCCCGGACAACGGACGGCACGGACGGGACAGTTCGACTGACGGGTCGAATCGAGCGACACCGCCAGATTCGCTCCCGCAGTGCGGGCGTGGCCCGCCACAGCCGCCACACTCGAGTGGCGTCCACTCGCGTTTGTCCGCGACGCACCGCGACGTAGCCCGCGCTACCAGCGTCACCGGTACGCTCTCGGTATGCGGAATAGCAACCTTTTCGACCGTCGCCGATTCACTCGCTGTCATGAACTTCTTCGATCGATTGCACGACCGCATCCGGACGGTCGACAGCGTCGTCAGCATCGGGCTCGACCCCGACCTCGACCGGATTCCCGACCACCTCGAGGACCACGACCTGCCCCGCTGGGCGTTTAACCGGCGGATCATAGACGCCACTCACGAACACGCCGCCGCCTACAAGCCCAACGCTGCCTTCTACGAGGACCCCGACGGCTGGCGTGCCCTCGAGGAGACCATCGCCTACGCACACGGGAAAAACGTTCCCGTCCTGCTGGATGCAAAGCGGGCCGACATCGGGAATACGACGCGCCAGTACGCTCAACTGC contains:
- a CDS encoding SPFH domain-containing protein — its product is MTHLSLVPLQVDVGDPLLVVGGLAILLVVTTVYSMVEIVDAYNRGALTVFGEYRKLLEPGLNIIPPFVSRVYTFDMRTQTIDVPSQEAITRDNSPVTADAVVYIRVMNAKRAFLEVDDYQRAVSNLAQTTLRAVIGDMELDDTLSRREMINERIRTELDEPTDEWGIRVESVEVREVTPSRDVKGAMEQQTSAERKRRAMILEAQGERRSAIEKAEGQKQSNIIRAQGEKQSQILEAQGDAISTVLRARSAKSMGERAVIDKGMDALTEIGQSESTTFVLPQELSSMVGRYGKHLTGSDVEEQDGKLESLEFDEETRELIGLDDIAEIIGEIEDTDVDVEAMEQEAEAIKEGEDMPTDGGDVIDVPETQQDGDGS
- a CDS encoding copper transporter family protein produces the protein MSVTGSSALSIFLLLFALVAFYRAVRSYRRSRWIASVVSNTESNPGSGGKTTVRGAVSVTDPATVPREPPSEAVVDSGRPALVPWRIRRKIRTGGKRTSSRWRTVEGGLAAGDFSVLQDGRYVRVPGDELTTDEDETVDPFDASNLSLGDPEIDARLGDPDPVPNLLERIGLLGTDGLLRNVDVSISIGR
- a CDS encoding RNA-binding protein, which codes for MPQIPLHYVDLRTFCYATEDEKRVEEALRTFLPESEDDEPFELERTESEGHYGDRILVFSARVENADEVRHVLSRLADLEEFDRLIDELDERVTENTELFLRLDKQAAFEGNVRLGEGITFRGKVEAYPAKKEQAVENAEEVLERLRDEE
- a CDS encoding IS5-like element ISNagr1 family transposase, encoding MSKISRFTGKVVTLAKSAVGGRGESAAPQGGGGFADYAVVSLHCLRIYLEKSYREALDLLSEMPQILAEIGLEEADLPDHSTLVKAFDRIKMAVWRVLLRLSAQLHEPSGHAAMDATFFDRENASKHYCRRTNYRVQTLKTTALVDTESQAILDVHCTTKKRHDTQIGWQLARRNAGELHSLAADKGYDWQRFRDKLREEDVRPLIKHREFRPIDHAHNARIDGTLYGQRALSETVFSVIKRTLGDAVRARSWYREFREIVLMCAVYNIKRTVN
- a CDS encoding YcaO-like family protein, coding for MQVHVVGDDPVRSALVAALSDVDVAVEEATPDELADARFAVVSDVTGAETFERANEATRAGSTPWIAVEIGGVGGHPLSDVDAAVSGFAPGAGAGCFDCLRARVASHTKSQVDDPQADRSAARLAGAIAGRECVRVFSGTDDSIIGRVVELPHRRRRFFPVPGCACDESDRERGLERDDEAVPLEGAVEHADVAIDERAGLIESIGEIESFPVPYYLATNADTTAYSDASAPSQAAGVADDWNEALMKAVGEALERYCSGVYRESEFVHECEAVLENALSPTDMVRPESAPEYDPADDCRWVPGENLETGEEVHVPAAAVQFPQPDTRLVPAITTGLGLGSSTVDALLSGLTEVIERDATMLAWYSTFEPLGLSVSDDRFETLEKRAASEGLSVTPLLVTQDVDVPVVAVAVHRELDDAPVEADEADWPAFATGSAAGLDPIDAAVSALEEALQNWMELRNLGPADAAEASGAIDEYAAFPGPVQEFVAVDRTVPAESVGPDSVPSGADRLEAVVERTVDAGLTPYAVRLTTRDVEQLGFEAVRVVVPGAQPLFTGEPSFGDRARTVPAELGFEPRLDRPFHPYP
- a CDS encoding gamma carbonic anhydrase family protein, translating into MRFTRAEATVVGDVTVGADASVWPGVVLRGDVGPVRIGRQAHVGDNATLHAAVLEDRVMVGHGAVLNEATVDESALIGFNATINTAATIGTGSIVAAGTVVPDGYDVPPESFVRGVPAEITPLEETGIDAEAVFEEYSSGEYTNLAQRHEALFGE